The Sphingobacteriales bacterium genomic sequence AAAAATAGGACGACCCCGAGTCGAGCACCAATCCGGCATTTACAAACACCTCAATAAGTTTAGCCTCTTCGGCAGCAATTATCATATCGCAGGCCAAAGCCAGCGAGCATCCCGCCCCGGCGGCAACACCGTTTAGCCGGCAAATAACGGGTTTGGCGGTTTGGGCAACCTGTAAAATCATGGGGTTATATCGCTGTACAACCGACTCGCCAAGGCTGCGCTGCCCAACTTGCCCCTGAATATCTTTTAAATCTTGCCCCGAGCAAAAGGCTTTTCCGGCACCCGTAATAACCACAACGCGCACTTTAGTATCTTTTCCGGCCTTTTTAAATGCTTCGGTAACTTCTTGGTTCATGCCATCAACAAAAGCATTAAAGCGCTCGGGACGGTTAAGTGTTATAGTGGCCACACCGTTAGCAACTTCGTATAAAATATAGTTAAACATGTATAAGTTTTTATCTTTAATTCAAAAATCTAATTTAAGAGGTGCAAAAATAGCAAGATTAACACTAAACTATACCGCTTTAACCAGCAATTTAAAAATAAAAAAGGCGGTGCTACAACAATAACACCGCCCTTTGAGATGAAAACAGGAAGCAATTAGCCAATAACTGAATTGTCACGGGCATAAGCACCTGCATACATGAATGCACCACCAGCTATCATTAGATCTTTAATAAGCATACCCATGCTATTTTGGTCGCCACCCATTAAATTGGGTAAATGAAGGCCCAAGGCAAAAATTAATATCATAATGCCCAAAAGTGTGCCGGCTAATTTATCAAATTTGCCAACAAATACACTTACTATAAAAGCAAGCATAGCTAAACCGGTTAAATAAACCCAAATAGCGCCGCCGGGTATTGGCACCATGCCGGCCATAGCATCGGCACTGGTAAAATGGCCATAAACAAAACCAAGTAGTGGCAAGGCAAATAAGTATTTGCCAATTTTTAATAATGCGTTCATACTGTATAGTATTTAGGGAGCGTGAAAAGATATATTGTTTTTAGAATTGATTGAATAAGAGACGTGGAAAATATAGCACTTAAAACTATCTTTGTTGCTGGTTTTGAGGTTTGCGCCGCCAAGTTAAAATGTTTTTTTCAAATCCTGAAGGTTTTCTGAAGAAATTTTTAAAAAAAAAATAAAAAATTATATTTACCACCGAAAATGACTGCCTTTTTATCCGGATTATTTAAAAAATGGGCAAATATGCCTCCCGAAACAATTCAAGCCTTGCCCCCATCGGCATCGTACAGGCAATATTACCGGCTTAGCGCAAAAGGCAGTACCGCCATAGCCGCCATAAATGCTAACCAACCCGAAAACAACGCCTTTTTATATTTAGCCCAGCATTTTAAAAATGTAGGCTTGCCGGTGCCCGAAATTTATGCCAGCGACCCCAAAAATAATACCTATTTACAAGAGGATTTAGGCGACGAGTCGTTGTTTGAAATGATTAATACCTCCATATTAAAACATCCGGAAACTGACCCATTTCCTCAGCATTTACTTTCTGCCTACAAAGCATCTTTAGAGGTTTTGGCAAAAATGCAAATTCTAAGCGCTAAACACCTCAACTTTGAAAAATGCTACCCTAAACCCAATTTTGATGCCCAAACTATTTTATGGGATTGCCAGTACTTTAAATACTGTTTTGTAAAACCGCTGCAAATTAATTTTGACGAAGCAGAATTAGAACACGATTTTGAACAATTAGCGCAGTTTTTGCTCAACACCAACACTAGTTACTTTATGCACCGCGACTACCAGGCGCGCAATATAATGTGGTATAACCAACAACCCTACGTCATTGATTTTCAAGGAGGGCGGCGTGGCGCATTACAGTACGATGTGGCTTCGCTGCTTTTTCAGGCGCGTGCCCAATTGCCCTCGCCTATTCGCACCGAACTTTTAAACCACTATTTACAATTTGCCCAAACCTTAACCCCAATAAATACTACCGAATTTTTGCAATATTACAATGCTTATGTGTTAATACGTTTGTTGCAATTATTAGGTGCTTATGGCTTTAGAGGCTTGGTTGAGCGCAAACAGCATTTTATAGACAGCATTGTTTATTGTGTACAAAACTTAGCCTATTGGTTAAACGCTATGCCGATACCTATAAATTTGCCTGCGTTAACTAATGTATGTCGGCAAATTGTTGAACATACCGAACTTAAACTTCCGGATAAAAAATTAGCCCAAACAGCCCCCCTAACGGTTTCTGTTCATAGTTTTTCGTATAAATTAGGCATCCCTAATTACCAATATCCAAATGGCGGCGGATTTGTGTTTGATTGTCGTTCTTTGTTGAACCCCGGACGTTTAGCCGAATATCAATATTTATCCGGATTAGATAAGCCCGTAGCCGATTTTTTGCGCGCTCAATCAAACGCCGATGCCTGGCTTAGCCACGTAATAGCACTAACCGATACGGCTGTAAAAAATTGCCTCACAAATAATTTTGACCAGCTAACCATTGCCTTCGGATGCACGGGCGGCCAACACAGGTCGGTTTATTGTGCCCAAAAAATAGCCGACCGATTAGAACAGTTTTTTGGCGTAAAAGTAGTGTTAGAACACACGGCCAAAGCGCAATGGAAAAAATGCTAAATAATTAGCAAAATTGTTGCGCCAACTGATTTTAAGCCTTGCGTGTTTACCTTGAGCGTATGCCCTTGCGCTTTTCAAAGTCTTTATCGAAAAGGCTGGTTGTGCGATGATTTTTTTTCTTTTTGCTTTCCATAGCACTGGCATCGCCAGCAGGGCAGCCGTATTTTGCTTTGCAGGCAGGCGCTGCGGCAATTAAAAAAATAGCTAATAAGGCTAAAGCAAGGTTTTTAATGCGAAAACTAAACATGTTGTTAAACGTAATATAATAATGTGTTTTAAAAATCAATTGGTTTGTTCGTTCGATTTTACCGTTACCAATAAATCACTGTTGAAAATGGCAGCTGGCGAAATTACTGGCTCGTTCATTGGAATTTTATTGCCATAACGCTCTTTTATTTTTTTCTTAACCACTTCATTTGTCAAGTCAAAATCGCTAAGTTGTTCAAGTTTGCCAATTTCAATTCCGGTAGCTTGTTGGTATATTTTCCAAATTAATTCCGAGCAATAAATTTTATCATCAGACCACTCAAAAGTTAGATCGTAGTTTTTTCCGTTAAACTGGCTGCCAATTTGTTTCATTTTGGCAAGTGCGGAAGGCGTTAAAACCTGGTCGGCATTTTTGAGGCGTTTGATTATATATTTCCCTTCTTGACCGCGGGCAATCCACTTGTCGAGCGGTGTTTGTTTAACTGGCTGTATGGCTTCAAAAACAAAAAATTTATCTCCGTCTTTGTAAATAAGTCCGCAATGCGAATATTTTGATTTTGTTGCAAGCTGAATGGCTTTGCTTTGTTCGGAAACTGAGGTTTGAAAAATAAGGTCTCCATCTTTTATTTCGCTTGTATTGGCAGCAAGCTGTTTTACTGCCGTTTGTGAAGGCTCAAGCAACGGTTCCGGATGATACGACTTTTGCCGGGCGTAAAGTCCGCCTAAAATAGTTAGCCCTAAAAACCCAAGTATCCATATTATTTTATTCATTGTTGTTGTTGTTTCTGCGTTTAGTTTGGTTTTGGGACTATTTGGGGTTGTAAAGTTTGTGGCGAAGTTTAAAATACTAAGAATAACAAAACTTAGACCAAGTAAATTGGCGTTTGTTTATTTTTTGAAAACGGTGTTTGAGGCATTTTATTATGGAGTATAATCCGGAATAAATACAATAACCGCCCAAAGTTATAAAAGTTGTGCCATATATTATTATTTCATCGGTATTGAAAACAATTTGTTATAATGGCTGCTTGCCCAAAAACGACCATAGTTGCCGCATAGCCAACCCACGATGACTAATGGCATGTTTTTCGCTGTCAGTTAATTGGGCAAAAGTGCGAGTGTGCCCATCGGGAATAAAAACGGGATCGTAGGCAAAACCGCCGTTGCCAATAGGTTGGTGGGTAATTTGCCCTTGCACCTGCCCTTGAAATAGTACTGGTGGGTTATTATTATTTAATACAAGGGCAACTACCGCCCTAAACCGGGCTTTGCGGTTGGTAATGCCTTGCATTTTTTCGAGCAAAAAAAGCGGATTAGCTAAACTGCTGCCATGTAGGGCGGCATAGCGAGCGGTAAATACGCCGGGCTGGTTGTTTAAAGCTTCCACTTCAAGGCCGGCATCTTCGGCAAAACAAGGCAGGCCGTATTGCTGCCAAATTGTATTCAGCTTTTCAAGGGCATTGGCTTCTAAAGTGTCGTGTGGTTCGGGTATATTGTGGAGGTAGCCAATATCGTGCAGGCTAATTATTTTTATGCCGGGCGGGGCGGCAATTTGAGCTTCGTGAACTTTGTTTTTATTGTGGGTTGCAAAAATAAGCTGCATATAAAAAGAAATAAGTTAATTGATAAAAAAACTAAACGGAAAACAAATTGTGCCAAAGCTTTTTGTGCCTATACAAGCGAAAAAATTTGGTTATTTCCCTTTTTTGTTGAAACTTTGTGCTGTATTTTTAAGTTTTCAAAATTGATTTGTTAAAATTACACCTATCCGGAGAGATGCTGGAGTGGTCGAACAGGCACGCCTGGAAAGTGTGTAAACGCCAAAAGCGTTTCGAGGGTTCGAATCCCTCTCTCTCCGCCACTTATTACCCCGTTACAGACGGCCAAAAATTTAGTCGTCATTCCAAGACCGAATTCCTTGTTCGTTTAAGTTTTTTAACGCCTGCTGCATGGCATCTACTTGCTCGGCAGTGTGCCCGCTCCAAATAGTTACCTCGCCAACAACTTT encodes the following:
- a CDS encoding phosphotransferase, with the translated sequence MTAFLSGLFKKWANMPPETIQALPPSASYRQYYRLSAKGSTAIAAINANQPENNAFLYLAQHFKNVGLPVPEIYASDPKNNTYLQEDLGDESLFEMINTSILKHPETDPFPQHLLSAYKASLEVLAKMQILSAKHLNFEKCYPKPNFDAQTILWDCQYFKYCFVKPLQINFDEAELEHDFEQLAQFLLNTNTSYFMHRDYQARNIMWYNQQPYVIDFQGGRRGALQYDVASLLFQARAQLPSPIRTELLNHYLQFAQTLTPINTTEFLQYYNAYVLIRLLQLLGAYGFRGLVERKQHFIDSIVYCVQNLAYWLNAMPIPINLPALTNVCRQIVEHTELKLPDKKLAQTAPLTVSVHSFSYKLGIPNYQYPNGGGFVFDCRSLLNPGRLAEYQYLSGLDKPVADFLRAQSNADAWLSHVIALTDTAVKNCLTNNFDQLTIAFGCTGGQHRSVYCAQKIADRLEQFFGVKVVLEHTAKAQWKKC
- a CDS encoding YiiX family permuted papain-like enzyme, with the translated sequence MNKIIWILGFLGLTILGGLYARQKSYHPEPLLEPSQTAVKQLAANTSEIKDGDLIFQTSVSEQSKAIQLATKSKYSHCGLIYKDGDKFFVFEAIQPVKQTPLDKWIARGQEGKYIIKRLKNADQVLTPSALAKMKQIGSQFNGKNYDLTFEWSDDKIYCSELIWKIYQQATGIEIGKLEQLSDFDLTNEVVKKKIKERYGNKIPMNEPVISPAAIFNSDLLVTVKSNEQTN
- a CDS encoding enoyl-CoA hydratase/isomerase family protein — translated: MFNYILYEVANGVATITLNRPERFNAFVDGMNQEVTEAFKKAGKDTKVRVVVITGAGKAFCSGQDLKDIQGQVGQRSLGESVVQRYNPMILQVAQTAKPVICRLNGVAAGAGCSLALACDMIIAAEEAKLIEVFVNAGLVLDSGSSYFLPRSLGLKKAFELAAMATPVTAAEALQLGLVNKVVPAAELDAAVELVTAYFATAPTKAIGMIKKMLAKGANSSLEESLQYEAYCQEIAGQSNDYREGVTAFVEKRKPVFSGT
- the rdgB gene encoding RdgB/HAM1 family non-canonical purine NTP pyrophosphatase — translated: MQLIFATHNKNKVHEAQIAAPPGIKIISLHDIGYLHNIPEPHDTLEANALEKLNTIWQQYGLPCFAEDAGLEVEALNNQPGVFTARYAALHGSSLANPLFLLEKMQGITNRKARFRAVVALVLNNNNPPVLFQGQVQGQITHQPIGNGGFAYDPVFIPDGHTRTFAQLTDSEKHAISHRGLAMRQLWSFLGKQPL
- a CDS encoding DoxX family protein, whose translation is MNALLKIGKYLFALPLLGFVYGHFTSADAMAGMVPIPGGAIWVYLTGLAMLAFIVSVFVGKFDKLAGTLLGIMILIFALGLHLPNLMGGDQNSMGMLIKDLMIAGGAFMYAGAYARDNSVIG